Below is a genomic region from Nocardioides panacis.
CGCAGCCGCTCGGCCGGGGCCAGCCCGCGCCACAGGTCGCGGCACTCCTGCAGCACGACGGCACCCTCGGGGTCATCGGACACGTAGGAGGGGTCCGGCCCCGCCAGCACCAGGTGTACGTCGCCGGGCAGCGTCCCGAGCGCGCCGACGAACCCGCGCAGCACGCCGGCCATGTCCTTGAGCCGGTCCCAGCGGCTGACCTGGACCACCAGCCGGGCGCCGGCGGGCACGGGGCCGCCGTCGGTCACGAGGTCCCGGTGCCGGCGCACGGTGCCGGCGGCCCCGTCACGCCGGACGTAGTGCAGGTCGGGGAGGGTGTTGGGGCCCGCGACGAGGCCGGTGTGCACGAGCGCCGCCTGCACCTCGGCGGCGGAGAGCGGACGGTTCTTCGCGCTGAGCGGGTCGATCGAGGGCGCGATGACCCGCATCCGGTCCGTGCGGCACCAGTCGGGGGCGTAGGCCTCCCGGGAGAACACGAAGCCGTCGGCCGCCTGGAGCAGGGGGCGGAGGAACTCCCAGGCCCGGTCGGTGAGTCCGTTCGGGGTGTCCCGCCCGACGTGGCAGCGCCACACCACCGCGACGCCCCGGGCCCGGAGCCGGTCCACCATGCCGGCCGTCTGCGGGTCGTGGAGCAGCACGACGTCGCCCGGCGAGACGCGTGCGGCGAGGTCCTCGACGTCGTCGGCGAGGGCCGCCAGGACGGTCGCGAGCTCGGCCGGTCCCAGGGGGCCGCCGTCGCCGGGCTCGCCGTGCAGCAGGTTGTGCACGCGCTTGGTGACCGTGAACAGCTCGGGAGCGCCGGTGAGCACCAGCCAACGGGTGTCCACCCCGACGCCCCGGACGTAGGACAGCAGCGTCTGCAGCATCTCCGCGACGCCGCCGCCGTGGGCGGTGGCGCTGACGTTCCACACCACGCCGCCGTGCAGCAGCGACCGCGCCACGGCCGCCCGCTCCTCGAACTGCGCGACCCGCTCGGCCGGGAGCAGCGCGTAGAGCTGGTCCAGCTTCATCGGGACGACGTCGATCTCCTGCACGGTGAGCCCATCGTCCCTCCCAGGACTGGTCCGGTCCAGGGTCGACGGACCTCCCGCGGGGGGCGCCCCAGGTCGGGACCTCTTACCCTGTCCGGCCGCCCGGGATCGGGCTGTGCTGGAGGCACCAGAGCACGGTGCCACCACGCAGCAGGGCGGGAGGACAGGTCATGAAGGCAGCAGTAGGCGACCGTCTGGTGGTGCACAGCGTGCACGTCGACGGTCCGGTGCGCGACGGCGAGATCGTCGAGGTGCGGGGACCCGACGGGCTGCCGCCGTACGTCGTCGAGTGGTCGGACACCGGGCACCAGTCGCTGTACTTCCCCGGCGCGGACGCCACCGTCGAGCACTTCGTCGGGCAGGAGTGAGCGACCGCTCAGGACTGGTAGACGTCCGGGATGCCGTCGGCGTCGTCGTCGCGCTCCTCGTCCACGCAGATCGCCCGGTAGACCCGGTTGCGGGCACGCAGCACGACGGTCGCCAGCACGGCGGCGACGACGGACCCGACGAGCACGCCGATCTTCACATGGTCGTCGCGCAGGCTCGTCGGCCCGAAGGCGAGCTCCCCGATCAGCAGGGACACGGTGAACCCGATGCCGGCCAGCACCGCCAGGCCGAAGACGTCGATCCAGGACAGCCCGTCATCGAGCTCGGCGCGGGTGAAGCGGGACAGCAGGTACGTCGAGCAGAAGATCCCCACCGCCTTGCCGACCACCAGGCCGGCGACGATGCCGAGGGCGACCGGGTCGGTCAGGGCCTCCCGGAGCCCGGTGAGCCCGCCCACGGTGACGCCGGCCGCGAACAGCGCGAAGACCGGCACCGCGAACCCGGCGGAGACCGGCCGCAGCCGGTGCTCGAGGTGCTCGGCCATCCCCGGACCGGCCTCGGGGCCGCCGGCCGCCTGGCTGCGGGCGACCGGCACCGTGAGGGCCAGCAGCACCCCGGCGACCGTCGCGTGCACGCCCGAGGCGTGCACCAGCGCCCAGGCGACGAAGGCGAGGGGGAGGAGCAGCCACCAGGACCGCACCCGACGCTGCACGAGGACCCCGAAGGCGGCGATCGGGACGAGGGCGAGCAGCAGCCACAACGGCTCCAGTGCACGCGTGTAGAACAGCGCGATCACCGTGATCGCGAGCAGGTCGTCGACGACCGCGAGGGTGAGCAGGAACGTGCGCAGGGCCGCCGGCAGGTGGGTGCTGATCACCGCGAGCACCGCGACCGCGAAGGCGATGTCCGTGGCGGTCGGGATCGCCCAGCCCTGCAGGGCCACCGACCCGGCGACCAGGTTCACCAGCACGTAGACCACCGCGGGGACGGCCATCCCGCCGACCGCAGCGAGCACCGGGATGGCGGCGCGGCGCGGCTCGCGCAGGTCGCCGGCCACGAACTCGCGCTTCACCTCGAGCCCCGCGACGAAGAAGAAGATCGCCAGCAGGCCGTCGGCCGACCAGGAGGCCAGGCTCAGGTCGAGGTGCAGCGCCGCGGGCCCGACCGTGAGCTCCTTCAGCGAGGTGTAGGCCGACTCCCAGGGCGAGTTGGCCCAGACCAGCGCGACCACGGCGGCGACCAGCAGCAGCGCGCCGCCGACCGTCTCCTGGCGCAGCAGCTCGGTGACGCGGGAGGTCTCGGCCCACGAGCCGCGGCTGAGCAGCCGGGTCCGGTGGGGCGGGGGGAGAGGTGCTCATCAGGTGGGGGCCTTCGGGGTCGACGACACTGTTGCCGACCAGACTTCCCGGCGCACCGCGCTACAGCCTACGGGGTTCTTCGGGGGAGAGGGACACCACCGCCGCCCCGGCCAGGCGGCCGGCCTCGAGGTCCGCGAGGGCGGCCGGCGTCTCCCGGAACGGGTAGACGGTCACCCGCGGACGGACCCCGAGGGTGACCGCCAGCCGCAGCAGGTCGTCCCCGTCGGCGCGCGTGTTGGACGTGACGCTGGTCAGGCTGCGCTCGCGGAACAGGTGCCGCTGGTAGTCCAGGGCGGGTACGTCGCTCAGGTGGATGCCGGCCGTCACCAGCGTGCCG
It encodes:
- a CDS encoding glycosyltransferase; translation: MQEIDVVPMKLDQLYALLPAERVAQFEERAAVARSLLHGGVVWNVSATAHGGGVAEMLQTLLSYVRGVGVDTRWLVLTGAPELFTVTKRVHNLLHGEPGDGGPLGPAELATVLAALADDVEDLAARVSPGDVVLLHDPQTAGMVDRLRARGVAVVWRCHVGRDTPNGLTDRAWEFLRPLLQAADGFVFSREAYAPDWCRTDRMRVIAPSIDPLSAKNRPLSAAEVQAALVHTGLVAGPNTLPDLHYVRRDGAAGTVRRHRDLVTDGGPVPAGARLVVQVSRWDRLKDMAGVLRGFVGALGTLPGDVHLVLAGPDPSYVSDDPEGAVVLQECRDLWRGLAPAERLRVHLVRLPMDSVDENAHLVNALQRRATVIVQKSLVEGFGLTVTEAMWKERPVVASAVGGLLDQIEDGRTGWLLPDPTDLAGLGATLGTVLGDPVRAAAVAAAGRASVHENYLGDRHLEAYVDLFGRLLR
- a CDS encoding DUF1918 domain-containing protein is translated as MKAAVGDRLVVHSVHVDGPVRDGEIVEVRGPDGLPPYVVEWSDTGHQSLYFPGADATVEHFVGQE
- the nhaA gene encoding Na+/H+ antiporter NhaA, whose protein sequence is MLSRGSWAETSRVTELLRQETVGGALLLVAAVVALVWANSPWESAYTSLKELTVGPAALHLDLSLASWSADGLLAIFFFVAGLEVKREFVAGDLREPRRAAIPVLAAVGGMAVPAVVYVLVNLVAGSVALQGWAIPTATDIAFAVAVLAVISTHLPAALRTFLLTLAVVDDLLAITVIALFYTRALEPLWLLLALVPIAAFGVLVQRRVRSWWLLLPLAFVAWALVHASGVHATVAGVLLALTVPVARSQAAGGPEAGPGMAEHLEHRLRPVSAGFAVPVFALFAAGVTVGGLTGLREALTDPVALGIVAGLVVGKAVGIFCSTYLLSRFTRAELDDGLSWIDVFGLAVLAGIGFTVSLLIGELAFGPTSLRDDHVKIGVLVGSVVAAVLATVVLRARNRVYRAICVDEERDDDADGIPDVYQS